A portion of the Paenibacillus hamazuiensis genome contains these proteins:
- a CDS encoding TRAP transporter small permease, with product MALIKRVLLAIDSFFENFALIALTSMTIIVFVQVITRKLFNYVFFWSEEVTLLLMVWFSFMGIAIGFREKLHMAMDSVTNFFPAVVNKVLDKVIDASIFAFGLYLIVNGWQFTELMNESTLPATKLPTSVMYVVMPLTGIMICVYSFLQFIGVNTIRHHGIEEEATK from the coding sequence ATGGCACTTATAAAAAGAGTGCTGCTGGCTATTGACAGCTTTTTTGAAAACTTCGCGCTGATCGCGCTGACATCGATGACGATCATCGTCTTCGTCCAGGTGATTACGCGCAAGCTGTTCAACTATGTATTTTTTTGGTCGGAGGAAGTAACGCTGCTGCTGATGGTATGGTTTTCGTTTATGGGCATCGCCATCGGATTCCGGGAGAAGCTGCACATGGCGATGGACAGCGTCACGAACTTTTTCCCGGCAGTCGTTAACAAGGTGCTCGACAAAGTCATCGACGCCAGCATTTTCGCGTTTGGGCTGTATCTGATCGTCAACGGATGGCAGTTTACCGAATTGATGAATGAATCGACGCTCCCGGCGACCAAGCTGCCCACAAGCGTCATGTATGTCGTGATGCCGCTGACCGGGATTATGATCTGCGTGTATTCGTTCCTCCAATTTATCGGGGTGAATACGATTCGCCATCACGGCATCGAGGAGGAAGCGACAAAATGA
- a CDS encoding pectinesterase family protein, with protein sequence MRRRIVAKDGSGDFTSIQAAVDDVRVHQEELQEIFIKNGLYEERVIVPDNKPMIRFVGESREHTIISYGLYAKMKAADGRELGTFGTAVFTVAADDVRVENVTIRNTAGYGEAIGQAVAVYASGDRLVFDGCRMLGNQDTLYTAKGRQYYKSCFIEGHVDFIFGAATAVFEECEISSLRGGYIAAPSTTEHTEYGYIFRGCRLTGPAAEQTVFLARPWRPFGQTVFIDTWMDAHIKAEGWDNWRNPDNERTARFAEYGSSGPGGGMERRAGWAKRLTDEEAAALTAERIFGAADFWKY encoded by the coding sequence ATGAGAAGAAGAATAGTAGCCAAGGATGGAAGCGGAGATTTTACGAGCATTCAGGCGGCGGTGGACGATGTCCGGGTGCATCAGGAGGAGCTGCAGGAAATTTTCATCAAAAACGGCCTGTACGAGGAGCGGGTGATTGTGCCCGACAATAAGCCGATGATCCGTTTCGTCGGAGAAAGCAGGGAGCATACGATCATTTCGTACGGGCTGTATGCGAAAATGAAAGCGGCGGACGGGCGCGAGCTCGGCACCTTCGGTACGGCCGTATTTACGGTTGCCGCGGACGATGTCCGCGTGGAAAATGTGACAATCCGCAATACGGCTGGGTATGGCGAAGCGATCGGACAGGCTGTGGCGGTGTATGCGTCGGGAGATCGCCTCGTTTTTGACGGCTGCCGGATGCTCGGCAACCAGGATACGCTGTATACGGCGAAGGGCAGGCAGTATTACAAAAGCTGCTTCATCGAAGGCCATGTCGACTTTATTTTCGGAGCGGCGACGGCGGTGTTCGAGGAGTGCGAGATTTCATCGCTCCGCGGAGGCTACATAGCGGCCCCTTCGACGACGGAACATACGGAGTACGGTTATATTTTCCGCGGCTGCAGGCTGACCGGGCCGGCGGCGGAGCAAACCGTGTTTCTCGCGCGGCCTTGGCGTCCGTTCGGGCAAACCGTCTTCATCGACACGTGGATGGATGCGCATATAAAGGCGGAGGGCTGGGACAACTGGAGAAACCCGGACAACGAGCGTACGGCCCGATTCGCCGAATACGGCAGTTCCGGTCCCGGAGGCGGCATGGAGCGGAGGGCCGGTTGGGCGAAGCGGCTGACCGATGAAGAAGCCGCCGCGCTGACGGCGGAACGGATTTTCGGTGCGGCGGATTTTTGGAAATATTAA
- a CDS encoding glycoside hydrolase family 43 protein encodes MDNPTYNNPILPGFHPDPSIVRAKEDYYLVNSTFQFFPGIVISHSKDLVHWEYIGHALTRSEDLPLRDLPDSFGIWAPDISYHDGTYYIFATLRLHGMGRQNIMVKSRTPEGSYSRPVVLNEKGLDPSHFVDVDGTHYMVYGGGGAWIQRLSEDCERAVGEPVLLWPGTGRHSPEGPHLLYKDGYYYVILAEGGTEYGHCITVARSSSLFGEYEPCPFNPVHTQNDPKAAIQRAGHGKLVQTQNGEWWIVHLGGRPLNGGFCTLGRETFLEPVQWTEDGWFRVNEGNGPSETQRAPMLQTVPYGEPAIDDFDDARLPFHWQFARNPYDENWSLTERPGHVRIWTADADLDSIDAQNVLVRRERHHKYTASLKVEFEPRHNGEQAGLVCYYDSRCFIKLALMYDDGLKIRLIENRARTISTVSEQFLPELAGPVYLKVVTEREARTFYYSTDEREWHPVGRIDDATFLSDEGTREKKAFTGTMVGLYAGSGGSGRRIHADFDWFRYEGGK; translated from the coding sequence TTGGATAACCCCACATACAACAACCCGATTTTGCCCGGGTTTCATCCGGACCCTTCGATTGTCCGGGCCAAGGAAGATTATTATTTGGTCAATTCCACATTTCAATTTTTCCCCGGAATTGTCATTTCTCATTCCAAAGATCTCGTCCATTGGGAATATATCGGCCACGCCCTGACGCGAAGCGAGGATTTGCCTCTGCGGGATTTGCCGGACTCGTTCGGCATTTGGGCGCCGGACATTTCTTACCATGACGGGACGTATTATATTTTTGCGACACTTCGGCTGCACGGGATGGGACGGCAAAACATCATGGTCAAGTCGCGGACTCCGGAAGGCTCGTATTCCCGGCCGGTGGTGCTGAACGAAAAGGGGCTCGATCCTTCGCATTTTGTGGATGTCGACGGCACCCATTATATGGTGTATGGCGGAGGCGGGGCATGGATTCAGCGGCTGAGCGAAGATTGCGAGCGAGCGGTCGGGGAACCCGTGCTGCTTTGGCCGGGAACGGGGCGGCATTCGCCGGAAGGGCCGCATCTGCTGTACAAAGACGGCTATTATTATGTCATTTTAGCCGAGGGAGGCACGGAATACGGCCACTGCATCACGGTGGCCCGCTCGTCTTCCTTGTTCGGCGAATACGAGCCGTGCCCGTTTAATCCGGTGCATACGCAAAACGACCCTAAGGCGGCTATTCAAAGGGCCGGTCACGGTAAGCTGGTACAGACGCAGAATGGCGAATGGTGGATCGTACATTTGGGCGGCCGACCGCTGAACGGCGGATTTTGCACGCTCGGCAGGGAAACGTTTTTAGAGCCGGTGCAGTGGACCGAGGACGGCTGGTTTCGGGTGAATGAGGGCAATGGGCCAAGCGAAACGCAGCGGGCGCCCATGCTGCAGACCGTACCGTACGGCGAGCCTGCCATCGACGATTTCGACGATGCCCGGCTGCCGTTTCATTGGCAGTTCGCGCGCAACCCGTACGACGAAAACTGGTCCTTGACGGAACGGCCCGGACATGTGCGCATCTGGACAGCGGACGCCGACCTCGACAGCATCGACGCGCAAAACGTGCTGGTGCGGCGCGAGCGGCACCATAAATATACCGCCAGCCTGAAGGTGGAATTCGAGCCGCGCCATAACGGGGAACAGGCGGGACTTGTCTGCTATTACGATTCGCGCTGCTTCATCAAGCTGGCGCTCATGTATGACGACGGCTTGAAAATCAGGCTGATCGAAAACCGCGCGCGAACGATTTCGACGGTCAGCGAACAGTTTTTGCCCGAATTGGCTGGCCCGGTGTATTTGAAAGTTGTGACGGAGCGCGAAGCGCGGACGTTTTATTACAGCACGGATGAACGGGAGTGGCATCCGGTCGGCAGGATCGATGACGCGACCTTTCTCAGCGATGAAGGGACACGGGAGAAAAAAGCGTTCACCGGCACGATGGTCGGCTTATATGCGGGAAGCGGCGGTTCGGGCAGGAGAATTCATGCCGATTTCGATTGGTTCAGGTATGAGGGGGGCAAATAA
- a CDS encoding carbohydrate ABC transporter permease: MVQDKNFGSRLFDAVNILLLALIAIAMFIPFLHVVMTSFATVEELTRKPFLLIPTEYSLKAYEYILSTSTIFRALGVSVGITVGGTAISMVLTALMAYGLTRRDLDGRKAINLMIVFTMLFNGGLIPTFIVVKAMGLIDSYMALILPTAINAFNLIIMRSFFQNLPDGLEESAKIDGCNDFGILFRIVIPLSMPAIATISLFYAVTYWNNFFSAIMYLNDADKWPIQVLLRQIVIMASGLAADTSGMGDDFVKPPEQTIKMAVIVVSTLPILIAYPFLQKYFAKGALVGSIKG; the protein is encoded by the coding sequence ATGGTTCAAGATAAAAACTTCGGCAGCCGGTTGTTCGACGCAGTTAACATACTGCTTCTGGCGCTCATCGCCATTGCGATGTTCATTCCGTTTCTGCACGTCGTCATGACATCGTTCGCGACGGTGGAGGAGCTGACGCGCAAGCCGTTTCTGCTTATTCCGACGGAATACAGCCTAAAGGCGTACGAGTATATTTTGTCCACCAGCACGATTTTCCGCGCACTCGGCGTATCGGTCGGAATTACCGTAGGCGGTACGGCGATCAGCATGGTGCTTACGGCGCTGATGGCTTACGGCTTGACGAGAAGAGATTTGGACGGCCGCAAGGCGATCAATCTGATGATCGTATTTACGATGCTGTTTAACGGCGGTTTGATTCCGACCTTTATCGTCGTGAAAGCGATGGGACTGATCGATTCGTATATGGCGCTTATTTTGCCGACGGCGATCAACGCGTTCAACCTGATCATCATGCGCAGCTTTTTCCAAAACCTGCCGGACGGGTTGGAGGAATCCGCCAAAATCGACGGCTGCAACGACTTCGGCATCTTATTCAGAATCGTTATCCCGCTTTCGATGCCGGCGATCGCCACAATTTCGCTGTTCTATGCAGTGACCTACTGGAACAACTTCTTCAGCGCGATCATGTATTTAAACGACGCCGACAAATGGCCGATTCAGGTACTGCTGCGCCAAATCGTCATCATGGCAAGCGGTCTTGCCGCGGATACTTCCGGAATGGGCGACGACTTCGTCAAGCCGCCGGAGCAAACGATCAAGATGGCGGTTATCGTCGTCTCGACCTTGCCGATCCTGATCGCATATCCGTTCCTGCAAAAATATTTTGCCAAAGGTGCTCTGGTCGGTTCGATTAAAGGTTAA
- a CDS encoding ABC transporter permease has protein sequence MNSSAVQQSAVTASNPSSSLMKRIIRNRYMYLMILPGLIYFIIFKYVPMWGLVISFQDYQPYKGILGSEWVGLKHFQRLFSEPEFWVIFKNTLVLFVFNILFYFPVPIILAVMLNEVSNAFFKRFVQTIIYIPHFISWVIIVSISFVMLTLDGGFINEMLQAMGFEKINFLMSPEWFHPMYIIQVIWREAGWGTIIYLAAMAAIDPGLYEAARMDGAGRFRQIWHITLPSIRSVIIVLLILRVGNVLDLSFEHVYLLLNSMNRNVAEILDTYVYTTGLKQGQFSYSTAVGFFKSFVGLALVMLSNRLAKKFGEEGVY, from the coding sequence ATGAACAGCTCAGCGGTACAGCAATCAGCGGTGACGGCTTCCAATCCGAGCAGCTCGCTGATGAAACGAATCATCCGCAACCGGTACATGTATTTGATGATATTACCGGGTCTCATTTACTTTATCATCTTCAAATATGTGCCGATGTGGGGCCTTGTCATCTCGTTTCAGGATTATCAGCCGTACAAAGGCATCCTGGGCAGCGAGTGGGTAGGACTCAAGCATTTTCAGAGATTGTTTTCCGAACCGGAATTTTGGGTCATATTTAAAAACACCCTCGTCTTGTTCGTGTTCAACATCCTGTTTTATTTCCCGGTGCCGATTATATTGGCGGTCATGCTGAACGAAGTGTCCAATGCGTTTTTCAAAAGGTTCGTGCAAACGATCATTTATATCCCGCACTTTATTTCATGGGTTATCATCGTATCGATTTCGTTCGTTATGCTGACGCTGGACGGCGGTTTTATCAACGAAATGCTGCAAGCGATGGGCTTCGAAAAAATCAATTTCCTGATGAGCCCGGAATGGTTCCATCCGATGTACATCATCCAGGTTATCTGGAGGGAAGCCGGCTGGGGAACGATCATTTATCTCGCGGCGATGGCGGCGATCGATCCGGGTCTGTACGAAGCGGCCAGGATGGACGGCGCAGGGAGATTCCGCCAAATTTGGCACATCACCTTGCCTTCGATCCGCAGCGTCATTATCGTCCTGCTCATCCTAAGAGTGGGCAACGTTCTCGATCTCAGCTTCGAACACGTTTACCTGCTGCTCAATTCTATGAACCGGAATGTCGCCGAAATTTTGGACACCTACGTTTATACAACCGGTTTGAAGCAAGGGCAGTTCAGCTACAGTACGGCGGTAGGTTTCTTCAAATCGTTTGTCGGGCTCGCACTGGTCATGCTGTCCAACCGTTTGGCCAAAAAGTTTGGCGAAGAAGGCGTTTATTAA
- a CDS encoding extracellular solute-binding protein has protein sequence MKQLSTRAKMATVICTAMLATTALAGCSSKDAGQANTGASGQDNGKLEPLAKITIMANLQAPEVPSDNVKKVLEEKTGTKIEFQWVPDGSYDEKFQAAFATGSLPQAAYIKNQTSFILLRDAMKNGQFWEIGPYLKDYPNLSKLNPDVLKNTAVDGKIYSLYQERPLTRQGLIYRKDWADKLGLQAPKTTDDIYNMLKKFKEADLAGGGKTIGLADRNDLVYGSFRTLSMWFGTPNGWGVENGSLVPDFMTKGYMDTMKFIKKLRDEGLINQDFPVTSKTDQTNLMYTGRAGMYIGSMPDSESMQDKTSKNVKEAQYDVVSAINGPDGKPATWALPGYGTLVVFPKSAVKSEKELKQILAFYDKFLDPAVADLLKYGIEGTNYTKQDGKIVPSTDNKLYEKDVKAYQSIALADTTNVTPAKYTIPVREKAEKLALEANKYGISDPTYSLDSKTYNEKGARLQDIIKDATYKFMTGNLDEKGFQAAIKKWQDDGGAKIIEEYNAAYKNAKK, from the coding sequence ATGAAACAATTATCGACACGCGCCAAAATGGCGACGGTAATCTGCACCGCGATGCTGGCGACGACCGCGCTCGCAGGATGCAGCAGCAAAGATGCAGGGCAGGCGAATACCGGCGCATCCGGCCAAGATAACGGAAAGCTTGAGCCGCTTGCGAAAATTACGATTATGGCGAACCTGCAAGCCCCGGAAGTTCCTTCAGATAATGTAAAAAAAGTGCTTGAAGAGAAGACCGGGACGAAAATCGAATTCCAATGGGTGCCGGACGGCTCCTACGACGAGAAGTTCCAGGCCGCTTTTGCGACGGGCTCGCTGCCGCAAGCCGCTTACATTAAAAACCAAACTTCCTTCATACTTTTGCGGGATGCTATGAAAAACGGGCAGTTCTGGGAAATCGGGCCTTATTTGAAAGATTACCCGAACCTCAGCAAGCTGAACCCGGACGTACTCAAGAACACAGCGGTTGACGGCAAAATTTACTCCTTGTATCAGGAAAGACCGCTGACCCGCCAAGGTCTCATTTACCGCAAGGACTGGGCGGACAAACTCGGGCTGCAAGCTCCGAAAACGACGGACGACATCTATAATATGCTGAAAAAATTCAAGGAAGCCGATCTCGCCGGCGGCGGCAAAACGATCGGTCTCGCCGACCGCAACGACCTTGTATACGGCTCCTTCAGAACGCTCAGCATGTGGTTCGGCACTCCGAACGGCTGGGGTGTGGAAAACGGCAGCCTCGTGCCGGATTTCATGACCAAAGGTTATATGGATACGATGAAGTTCATCAAAAAGCTTCGCGACGAAGGTTTGATCAACCAGGACTTCCCGGTAACGAGCAAAACGGACCAAACGAACCTGATGTACACAGGAAGAGCGGGCATGTACATCGGCTCCATGCCGGACTCCGAATCGATGCAGGACAAAACGTCCAAAAACGTCAAAGAAGCTCAATATGACGTCGTAAGCGCGATTAACGGACCGGACGGCAAACCGGCGACTTGGGCTCTTCCGGGCTACGGTACGCTCGTCGTATTCCCAAAATCGGCGGTAAAATCGGAAAAAGAATTGAAGCAAATCTTGGCGTTCTATGATAAATTCCTTGACCCGGCTGTAGCCGACTTGTTGAAATACGGTATCGAAGGAACGAACTACACGAAGCAGGACGGCAAAATCGTACCTTCCACAGACAACAAATTGTATGAAAAAGACGTGAAGGCATACCAAAGCATCGCGCTTGCAGATACGACAAACGTAACTCCGGCGAAATACACGATCCCGGTTCGCGAAAAAGCGGAGAAGCTTGCTCTCGAAGCAAACAAATACGGCATTTCCGACCCGACTTATTCGCTGGATTCCAAGACTTACAACGAAAAAGGCGCAAGGCTGCAAGATATCATCAAAGACGCAACTTACAAGTTCATGACAGGCAATCTTGACGAGAAAGGCTTCCAGGCTGCCATCAAAAAATGGCAGGACGACGGCGGCGCAAAAATCATCGAAGAATACAACGCGGCATACAAAAACGCAAAGAAATAA
- a CDS encoding extracellular solute-binding protein translates to MSIRKNMLRSFCVRTFCLLTVIALLASGCSDDQPTPAAKRDTDNTISIMVPLHQSKPPNNDLIEALQKMTGTALNIEWVPNDIYRDRMINAIETNSLKKVTFVSQTDYVFVKNAIRSNMFWEIGPYLDLYPNLKTLNKSILEETTIDGKLYGLYAERPPSRQGIILRKDWLDKLGLKPPGSLDELYNVLKQFTYGDPDGNGRQDTVGLADRSDLIFGAFKTLSSYFGTPNGWALQEGKFIPDFATPEYMNTMNYMKKLYDDGLINKDFPVTSKQVQRYMLISGKAGAVIGTMQDAPKLSDEMTKINPQAELTLANRILGPKGYGVWSIESFSGLFMFSKKAIKTEEELRSILAFYDRLMKPDASNLLQYGIQGVHYTVKDGKALIIKKANESRNADVMPLEALLIANLSNPAILKIHEEGQDPLFVMADRLTADNNNMLIRNPTENLTSPTYDSTGAELWQIIYNATYNYMLGRIDAAGFRSEIVNWERKGGSNIIEEYNEAYAKLKAQSINR, encoded by the coding sequence ATGTCGATAAGGAAAAATATGCTCCGTTCGTTCTGCGTGCGGACGTTTTGCCTGCTGACCGTTATTGCGCTGCTCGCAAGCGGTTGCAGCGATGATCAGCCGACACCGGCGGCGAAACGGGATACAGATAACACGATCAGCATCATGGTGCCGCTTCATCAGTCCAAACCTCCGAACAACGATCTTATCGAGGCTCTGCAAAAAATGACCGGGACCGCTTTGAATATCGAATGGGTGCCGAACGATATATACCGGGACCGGATGATCAATGCAATCGAAACGAATTCGTTAAAAAAGGTGACCTTTGTCAGCCAAACCGATTATGTTTTCGTCAAAAATGCGATCCGCTCCAACATGTTTTGGGAGATCGGCCCTTATCTCGATTTATATCCGAATTTGAAAACGCTGAATAAAAGCATTTTAGAGGAAACGACCATCGACGGCAAACTGTACGGACTGTACGCGGAGCGGCCTCCTTCCCGGCAGGGCATCATCCTTCGCAAGGATTGGCTGGACAAGCTGGGCTTAAAGCCTCCGGGCAGTTTGGACGAACTGTACAACGTATTGAAGCAGTTTACGTATGGAGACCCGGACGGCAATGGACGCCAGGATACGGTCGGGCTTGCCGACCGGAGCGATCTCATTTTCGGCGCTTTCAAGACGCTCAGCTCTTATTTCGGTACGCCGAACGGCTGGGCGCTGCAGGAAGGGAAATTTATTCCCGATTTTGCGACGCCGGAATATATGAACACGATGAATTATATGAAAAAGCTGTATGACGACGGGCTGATCAACAAAGATTTCCCCGTAACGAGCAAGCAGGTGCAGCGTTATATGCTGATCAGCGGCAAGGCGGGAGCGGTGATCGGGACGATGCAGGACGCGCCCAAGCTGTCCGACGAGATGACGAAAATCAATCCCCAGGCCGAGCTGACGCTCGCCAACCGCATCTTGGGTCCGAAAGGCTACGGCGTTTGGTCGATCGAAAGCTTCAGTGGATTGTTCATGTTTTCCAAAAAAGCGATCAAAACGGAGGAAGAGCTGCGAAGCATACTGGCGTTTTATGACCGGCTGATGAAGCCGGATGCAAGCAACCTTCTTCAGTACGGCATTCAGGGCGTTCATTACACCGTCAAGGACGGCAAGGCGCTGATTATCAAAAAAGCGAACGAATCCCGCAATGCCGATGTAATGCCGCTCGAAGCGCTGCTGATTGCGAATTTGAGCAATCCGGCCATTTTAAAAATCCACGAGGAAGGCCAGGATCCTCTTTTCGTGATGGCGGACCGGCTGACTGCGGACAACAACAACATGCTGATCCGCAATCCGACGGAAAATCTGACTTCGCCGACCTACGATTCGACCGGCGCCGAGCTGTGGCAGATCATCTATAATGCCACCTACAACTATATGCTTGGCCGGATCGACGCCGCGGGCTTCAGAAGCGAAATCGTCAACTGGGAGCGCAAAGGCGGCTCCAACATCATCGAAGAGTACAACGAAGCGTACGCAAAACTGAAAGCGCAGTCGATCAACCGATAA
- a CDS encoding AraC family transcriptional regulator, whose amino-acid sequence MRNQSYLRKLVVFGCILCTLPVIFFGIFSYLRSSAEIQKHVNRGQQQLLSQMNSNVEQTLRTVNHALNQVVNSSVMYKVLNEPFSANDFILYKDLRKEMSGAQSTYTKVEDVVVVNTKQNWMIKNSGFYKFDEYLHHSQIANQMLLPNPTSWVLNPSIWFYSEERANSAACPYTISLVKKLPDQSLDKFGLAYANIPTCSLSELLNYTPRESETVMILDDQERIIYHSNPAMIGKYAIDTGFIRDASILSEPTGQFRTELDGEPYSATYIRSSFNNWVYLSIISIDSLTQESKKIGRYTILVCLMIVAVFTVIAWLGSRQMYTPIRQLLGQIGGRSPQNEGRSINEFEIISSGVQDLFRSKTELEHEVNRHLQQACTFFLIKMFQGVIRRKDLMEKLEQFGFSEKIAEWRVMSVIALQIDTLENTRYEKEDTDLLMFAINNIIEELIPPEVRFPPLSIDHTQVTLIGGKTEDRGEWSSYIYSITESIQHTVKEVLGLRISIGISLPFTDPKNASIAYKEGLEALKHRIHLGEGVIIQYANINAGKHQHNLDYPFLTESELFDAIVLAEEDKARALLKHFMNVVFGHSLSPQEYQVPMFRLLNNLMVMMQEAGVPLTQLHSGQESLYEELNELPIAMEIEGWFWNRVILPLIGIFRDRQNSQYQNISEKIIDMIHKNYDKDLTIEQCAKELHYNANYLSGVFRKETNQTFSEYLSAYRFSMAKKWLTTTDMTIKDIAEKLQYGNSQNFIRSFRKQEGVTPGQYRETYRSTR is encoded by the coding sequence ATGCGCAACCAAAGCTATTTAAGGAAACTGGTCGTGTTCGGTTGCATTTTGTGTACGCTTCCTGTCATTTTTTTCGGCATCTTTTCTTATCTGAGATCGTCCGCGGAAATTCAAAAGCACGTCAACCGCGGCCAGCAGCAGCTGCTCTCGCAAATGAACTCCAACGTCGAGCAGACGCTGCGCACGGTAAACCATGCGCTCAATCAGGTGGTTAACTCCTCCGTCATGTATAAAGTGCTGAACGAGCCTTTCTCGGCCAACGATTTTATTTTATACAAAGATCTGAGAAAAGAAATGAGCGGCGCGCAGTCGACCTATACGAAAGTCGAGGACGTCGTCGTCGTCAATACGAAGCAAAACTGGATGATCAAAAACTCCGGCTTTTATAAGTTCGACGAATATTTGCATCACTCGCAAATCGCCAATCAGATGCTTTTGCCGAATCCGACATCCTGGGTGCTGAATCCGAGCATTTGGTTTTACAGCGAGGAAAGAGCGAACTCCGCGGCATGCCCTTATACGATCAGTCTGGTGAAAAAGCTGCCGGACCAAAGTCTGGACAAATTCGGGCTCGCCTATGCCAACATTCCGACCTGCAGTCTTTCGGAGCTGCTGAATTACACGCCGCGGGAATCCGAAACGGTGATGATTTTGGACGATCAGGAGCGTATCATATACCACTCCAATCCGGCCATGATCGGCAAATACGCGATCGACACCGGATTTATTCGCGATGCTTCGATTTTGTCCGAGCCAACGGGCCAGTTCCGGACGGAACTCGATGGAGAGCCGTATTCCGCCACATATATCCGATCTTCTTTTAACAATTGGGTATACTTATCCATCATATCGATCGACAGCCTGACGCAGGAATCGAAAAAAATCGGCCGCTACACCATACTCGTCTGCCTCATGATTGTGGCGGTATTTACAGTGATCGCCTGGCTCGGCTCGCGGCAAATGTACACCCCGATCCGGCAACTGCTGGGACAGATCGGCGGCAGATCGCCGCAAAACGAAGGCCGTTCGATCAATGAATTTGAGATCATCAGCTCGGGCGTACAGGACTTGTTCAGGTCGAAAACGGAGCTTGAGCATGAAGTGAACCGCCATTTGCAGCAAGCTTGCACCTTTTTCCTGATCAAAATGTTTCAAGGTGTCATCCGCCGCAAAGATTTGATGGAGAAGTTGGAGCAGTTCGGCTTCAGCGAAAAAATCGCCGAATGGCGCGTGATGTCGGTCATCGCGCTGCAAATCGATACGCTGGAAAATACGCGTTATGAGAAGGAAGATACGGATCTTTTAATGTTCGCCATCAACAACATCATCGAGGAGCTGATCCCGCCCGAAGTCCGCTTTCCGCCGCTGTCCATCGATCATACGCAGGTGACGCTGATCGGAGGAAAAACCGAAGACCGCGGCGAATGGAGCAGCTACATTTATTCGATTACGGAATCTATTCAGCATACGGTGAAGGAAGTACTCGGCCTGCGCATCAGCATCGGCATCAGCCTTCCTTTTACCGATCCGAAAAACGCTTCTATCGCGTACAAGGAAGGGCTCGAGGCGCTTAAGCACCGGATTCACCTCGGGGAAGGCGTCATCATCCAATATGCGAACATCAATGCCGGCAAACACCAGCACAACCTCGATTATCCGTTCCTGACCGAAAGCGAGCTGTTCGACGCGATCGTACTGGCGGAGGAGGATAAAGCGAGAGCTCTGCTGAAGCATTTCATGAACGTCGTGTTCGGCCACTCGCTTTCTCCGCAGGAATACCAGGTTCCGATGTTCCGGCTGCTGAACAATCTGATGGTCATGATGCAGGAGGCCGGCGTACCGTTAACCCAGCTGCATTCGGGCCAAGAATCGCTGTATGAGGAACTGAACGAGCTGCCGATCGCCATGGAAATCGAAGGATGGTTCTGGAACCGCGTCATTTTGCCGCTTATCGGCATTTTCAGAGACAGGCAAAACTCGCAGTACCAGAACATTTCCGAAAAAATCATCGATATGATCCATAAAAATTACGATAAAGATCTCACCATCGAGCAGTGCGCCAAGGAGCTGCATTACAACGCCAACTATTTGAGCGGCGTATTCCGCAAAGAAACGAACCAGACCTTCAGCGAATATTTATCCGCTTACCGGTTTAGTATGGCCAAAAAGTGGCTCACCACCACGGACATGACGATCAAAGACATCGCCGAAAAGCTGCAGTACGGCAATTCGCAAAACTTTATCCGCTCCTTCCGCAAGCAGGAGGGCGTCACCCCGGGGCAATACCGCGAGACATATCGGAGCACCAGGTAG